The Rhodoferax sediminis genome has a segment encoding these proteins:
- a CDS encoding low molecular weight protein-tyrosine-phosphatase: MKLLMVCMGNVCRSPMAQVVTLHMAEQAGLARDILVDSAGTHAGARRETPDPRVKMVLAARGYPVGMSRARQVIERDFDRHDLILAMDQANLSELRRLCPAEYAHKLHLFLEFAQGADGGEVPDPYYGNVEGFERVLDLCEAGARALIDRLRKAPSSTSLPAHAIAVGAETSQP, encoded by the coding sequence ATGAAACTGCTGATGGTTTGCATGGGCAATGTGTGCCGCTCGCCCATGGCGCAAGTGGTGACGTTGCACATGGCAGAGCAAGCGGGCCTGGCGCGCGACATCCTGGTGGACTCGGCGGGAACCCATGCCGGTGCCCGTCGCGAGACACCCGATCCGAGGGTCAAAATGGTTCTTGCCGCACGCGGATACCCGGTTGGCATGAGCCGGGCGCGACAAGTGATCGAGCGCGACTTCGATCGCCATGACCTGATCCTGGCGATGGACCAGGCCAACCTGAGCGAGCTGCGGCGTCTATGCCCTGCCGAATACGCGCACAAACTGCACCTGTTTCTCGAGTTCGCCCAAGGCGCGGACGGCGGCGAGGTTCCCGACCCTTACTATGGCAACGTCGAGGGCTTTGAGCGCGTGCTCGACCTTTGTGAAGCCGGTGCGCGCGCGCTGATCGATCGTCTCCGGAAGGCACCATCGTCGACAAGCCTGCCTGCGCATGCGATAGCGGTGGGAGCGGAAACCAGCCAACCGTGA
- the pilB gene encoding type IV-A pilus assembly ATPase PilB: MAVVDSIPKETSTMALPGLGRTLVSAGKLGQKSAEEIFRKSQTGRTSFIAELTGSGAVSASDLAHTMSTAYAAALLDLDAIDTQRLPKGLLDAKICQDYRVVVLSRRGNRLIVATADPSDQQAAEKIKFATQLGVDWVIAEYDKLSRMVEANATTAAEAMDNIIGEDFEFDEATMEAANPDSSEATVAEVEDAPVVKFLHKMLLDAFSMRASDLHFEPYEHAYRVRFRIDGELREIAAPPVAIKDKLASRIKVISRMDISEKRVPQDGRMKLKIGADRVIDFRVSTLPTLFGEKIVIRILDPSSAKLGIEALGYEPEEKERLLKAISRPYGMVLVTGPTGSGKTVSLYTCLNMLNKPGVNIATAEDPSEINLPGVNQVNVNEKAGLTFAVALKSFLRQDPDIIMVGEIRDLETADISIKAAQTGHLVLSTLHTNDAPSTLTRMRNMGIAPFNIASSVILITAQRLARRLCVACKAPVDIPHETLVDAGFRDDEVDGSWTPYKPVGCAACNNGYKGRVGIYQVMPVSEEIQRIILRDGSALEIAEQAEREGVRSLRQSGLHKVKMGMTSLEEVLAVTNE, encoded by the coding sequence ATGGCTGTCGTCGATTCAATTCCCAAGGAAACGTCCACCATGGCTTTGCCGGGGCTGGGACGCACGCTCGTTTCCGCAGGAAAGCTTGGACAAAAATCAGCCGAGGAAATCTTTCGCAAGTCGCAGACCGGCCGCACCAGCTTCATTGCCGAGTTGACGGGCTCCGGTGCGGTTTCTGCCTCGGATCTGGCGCACACCATGTCGACCGCCTACGCAGCGGCTTTGCTGGATCTGGATGCCATCGATACGCAGCGCCTGCCCAAAGGGCTGCTTGACGCCAAAATTTGCCAAGACTACCGCGTGGTCGTGCTGAGCCGGCGCGGTAACCGCCTGATTGTGGCGACTGCCGATCCATCGGACCAGCAAGCCGCCGAAAAGATCAAGTTTGCGACCCAGCTCGGCGTGGACTGGGTGATTGCCGAGTACGACAAGCTGTCGAGAATGGTGGAGGCCAACGCGACGACGGCGGCCGAGGCCATGGACAACATCATTGGCGAGGACTTCGAATTTGACGAAGCCACGATGGAGGCCGCCAATCCCGACAGCAGCGAGGCCACCGTCGCGGAAGTCGAAGACGCACCGGTCGTCAAGTTCCTGCACAAGATGCTGCTGGATGCCTTCAGCATGCGCGCCTCCGACCTGCATTTCGAGCCGTACGAGCACGCCTACCGCGTGCGCTTTCGCATCGACGGCGAGTTGCGTGAAATCGCAGCGCCCCCTGTGGCCATCAAGGACAAGCTGGCATCGCGCATCAAGGTGATCTCGCGCATGGATATCTCCGAGAAGCGGGTGCCGCAGGACGGGCGCATGAAGCTCAAGATCGGGGCCGACCGCGTGATCGACTTCCGGGTCAGCACGCTGCCCACGCTGTTCGGCGAAAAGATCGTGATCCGTATCCTCGACCCCAGCAGCGCCAAGCTCGGCATTGAGGCGCTGGGCTATGAGCCGGAGGAAAAAGAGCGGCTGCTCAAGGCCATCAGCCGCCCCTACGGCATGGTGCTGGTCACGGGGCCGACCGGCTCGGGCAAGACCGTGTCGCTGTACACCTGCCTGAACATGCTCAACAAGCCGGGCGTGAACATCGCCACGGCCGAAGACCCTTCTGAAATCAACCTGCCGGGCGTCAACCAGGTCAACGTCAACGAGAAGGCGGGACTGACCTTTGCGGTCGCCCTCAAGTCGTTTTTGCGCCAGGATCCGGACATCATCATGGTCGGCGAAATCCGCGACCTGGAAACCGCCGACATTTCTATCAAGGCGGCACAGACCGGCCATCTGGTGCTGTCCACGCTGCACACCAACGATGCGCCATCCACGCTCACGCGCATGCGCAACATGGGCATCGCCCCGTTCAACATCGCCTCCAGCGTCATTTTGATCACGGCCCAGCGGCTCGCGCGCCGGCTCTGCGTGGCCTGCAAAGCGCCGGTTGACATCCCGCATGAAACACTCGTGGACGCCGGCTTCAGGGACGACGAGGTCGACGGCTCGTGGACCCCTTACAAGCCGGTCGGGTGCGCGGCGTGCAACAACGGCTACAAGGGTCGCGTCGGCATCTACCAGGTCATGCCGGTGAGCGAAGAAATTCAGCGCATCATCCTGCGCGATGGCAGCGCCCTGGAAATTGCCGAGCAGGCCGAGCGCGAAGGTGTGCGCTCGTTGCGCCAGTCGGGCCTGCACAAGGTCAAAATGGGCATGACCTCGCTGGAGGAAGTGCTGGCCGTGACGAACGAATAA
- a CDS encoding group II intron maturase-specific domain-containing protein codes for MNYFSLTQSRRPVEELDTWLRRRLRCIVWRQWKRRENAGVETARTWALGPTRMEIQRQRAGPLVERRGQAYDRSLAAEILHATRAGLAGDCPPASPASCLNRRMRNRTYGGVRGLRG; via the coding sequence ATGAATTACTTCAGCCTGACCCAGAGCCGGCGGCCTGTTGAAGAGCTTGATACATGGTTGCGCAGGCGACTGCGCTGCATCGTCTGGCGGCAATGGAAGCGCCGCGAAAACGCGGGAGTCGAAACTGCGCGCACATGGGCTTTAGGCCCAACGCGCATGGAAATCCAGCGTCAACGGGCGGGGCCCTTGGTGGAACGCCGGGGCCAAGCATATGACCGCAGCCTTGCCGCCGAAATACTTCACGCAACTCGGGCTGGTCTCGCTGGTGACTGTCCACCAGCATCTCCAGCGTCCTGTTTGAACCGCCGTATGCGGAACCGCACGTACGGTGGCGTGAGAGGGCTGAGGGGGTAA
- a CDS encoding PEP-CTERM sorting domain-containing protein, with product MASWIGGGFSGYTDIHVDLRFGCDPATIGTNGGTAGVGSCIGRDANNGYEQLFIGTSTTVSQVPEPGILSLLALGLLGLAVTSRRRKV from the coding sequence TTGGCATCCTGGATCGGCGGAGGATTCTCTGGCTACACCGACATTCATGTTGACCTTCGCTTCGGCTGCGATCCGGCCACCATCGGCACCAACGGCGGGACGGCGGGTGTAGGGTCTTGTATCGGCCGCGATGCCAATAACGGCTACGAGCAGTTGTTCATCGGGACATCAACGACCGTCTCACAAGTACCGGAGCCCGGGATTCTCAGCTTGCTGGCACTCGGCTTGCTAGGCTTGGCCGTGACGTCGCGGCGCCGGAAAGTTTGA
- a CDS encoding reverse transcriptase domain-containing protein: MRPLSPLLSNILLTDLDRELERRKLSFCRYADDCNIYVSSQRTGQRIMAGVRSFLVKRLKLTVNETKSAVARPWVHKFLGYSVTVHQASKIRIAKQSIERLKGRMREPCRQGRGRSTGPDHRDAQSGSEGMDELLQPDPEPAAC, translated from the coding sequence ATGCGGCCCCTGTCGCCGCTGCTGTCCAACATCTTGCTGACCGATCTCGACCGGGAATTGGAACGTCGCAAGCTGTCGTTCTGCAGGTACGCGGATGACTGCAACATCTACGTCAGCAGTCAGCGGACGGGGCAACGGATCATGGCGGGGGTGAGGAGCTTTCTTGTAAAGCGGCTCAAACTCACTGTGAACGAGACCAAGAGTGCCGTAGCAAGACCGTGGGTGCACAAGTTCCTGGGCTACAGCGTTACGGTGCACCAAGCCAGCAAAATCCGTATCGCCAAGCAGAGCATCGAGCGCCTGAAAGGGCGCATGCGCGAACCGTGCCGTCAAGGCCGGGGCAGGTCAACTGGCCCGGATCATCGCGATGCTCAATCCGGTTCTGAGGGGATGGATGAATTACTTCAGCCTGACCCAGAGCCGGCGGCCTGTTGA
- a CDS encoding PEP-CTERM sorting domain-containing protein, with translation MKTMMKKLLAGAAVAASLFSLSAPASATLTNWYLDTDGAGGNAPVLVHDYLDLTGTAYVHNTFVGTNFTFNEVGSFLNLSADGSTLLNPALTAKFIGSGSGSVGGPLSFNPGGSLNVFSGATNIGTFTLQAGSAVLLANSVLPNGTISFIFKATSLATGYFFDSAMNDLASIANSPTGLLLGFATTNVILGNTPNVNANLVTDYNTAFGTNFGTVAANSTTDLNLSNNGQFRLAVPEPSMLSLFGLALLGLGFMTRRKMKS, from the coding sequence ATGAAGACGATGATGAAAAAACTCTTGGCCGGTGCTGCAGTCGCTGCGAGCTTGTTCTCGCTGTCTGCGCCTGCTTCCGCCACGTTGACCAACTGGTATCTGGACACCGATGGGGCCGGCGGCAATGCGCCTGTTCTGGTGCATGACTATCTGGACCTGACCGGCACGGCTTATGTGCACAATACTTTTGTGGGTACTAACTTTACATTCAACGAAGTTGGCAGTTTCTTGAATTTGAGCGCTGATGGCTCCACTCTCCTGAATCCAGCCCTCACGGCCAAGTTTATTGGGTCGGGCTCCGGGTCGGTTGGCGGGCCCCTTAGCTTCAATCCCGGTGGCTCCCTGAACGTTTTCTCCGGCGCCACAAATATAGGCACCTTTACCCTTCAGGCGGGCAGCGCCGTCCTCTTGGCGAACAGCGTGCTGCCAAATGGCACGATTTCGTTCATCTTCAAGGCGACCAGTCTGGCTACCGGCTATTTCTTTGACAGCGCCATGAACGATCTTGCGTCTATCGCTAATTCGCCGACGGGCCTGCTTCTTGGTTTTGCCACCACCAACGTCATTCTTGGAAATACGCCGAATGTCAATGCGAACTTGGTGACTGATTACAACACTGCGTTTGGTACCAACTTCGGTACGGTTGCTGCAAATAGCACGACCGATCTGAATCTTTCCAATAACGGCCAGTTCCGCTTGGCAGTGCCCGAGCCGTCCATGCTGAGCCTGTTTGGTCTTGCCCTGCTTGGCTTGGGATTCATGACCCGCCGCAAAATGAAGTCCTGA
- a CDS encoding ABC transporter permease: MMTLNLAVRNLLRNRRRSLATLLAMAIGSTSILLFGGFSTNVNYELHTRNVRTGGHLQIQHRDFYLYGSGNPTAYGISDYGKIIADIQNDEVLRNMVLVVTPNLQFGGIAANYAANVSRTIIGNGFVAADRNRMRLWNDFDLRTKAPPSALEGAPADAAIVGTGVARVLQLCDALKIVNCPRPEKEHKPDGKALPDDIAQLSLQETPATAPATKGSPPHIDVLVVNTQGAPNVTSLEVIGAEDQGVKELDEVSLMMNLAQLQKLIYGKSPPKATSIMIQLRHSDQIPAARERLTAILARHSGGQPLAVLDFRQLNPFYVQTMQMFDTIFGFVFILIGGIVLFTVSNTMNTTVVERTVEIGTLRAIGLRRGGIRRLFVTEGALLGLAGAVLGVVLALILSVIVNQIGMPWLPPGNVELVPFTVTVWGENRMIFGTTFGLICIAILSAWWPAHRAARLDVVEALRHA; the protein is encoded by the coding sequence ATGATGACGCTTAATCTGGCGGTGCGAAACCTCTTGCGCAACCGCCGCCGCTCACTGGCGACCCTGCTGGCCATGGCCATTGGTTCGACCTCCATTCTTCTGTTTGGCGGTTTCAGTACCAACGTCAATTACGAACTGCATACGCGCAATGTGCGCACCGGTGGCCACCTGCAGATTCAGCACCGCGACTTTTACCTGTATGGCAGCGGGAACCCGACGGCCTATGGCATCAGCGATTACGGCAAGATCATTGCCGACATCCAGAACGATGAAGTGTTGCGCAACATGGTGCTGGTGGTTACGCCAAACCTGCAGTTCGGTGGCATTGCCGCCAACTATGCGGCGAACGTTTCCCGCACCATTATTGGCAATGGCTTCGTGGCGGCCGACCGTAACCGCATGCGGCTCTGGAACGACTTTGATCTGCGCACCAAGGCGCCGCCGTCCGCCCTGGAGGGAGCGCCGGCCGATGCCGCCATCGTCGGGACCGGCGTCGCCCGGGTGCTCCAGTTATGCGATGCACTGAAAATAGTCAACTGTCCCCGGCCGGAAAAGGAGCACAAGCCCGACGGCAAGGCGCTGCCCGACGACATTGCCCAGCTCAGCCTGCAGGAGACACCTGCGACGGCCCCTGCCACAAAGGGCAGCCCCCCCCATATTGACGTGCTGGTCGTCAATACACAAGGCGCACCGAACGTTACCTCGCTGGAGGTGATTGGCGCCGAAGATCAGGGTGTCAAGGAGCTCGATGAGGTTTCCCTGATGATGAATCTCGCGCAGTTGCAGAAGCTGATCTATGGTAAATCTCCACCCAAGGCGACGTCGATCATGATCCAGTTGCGACACTCTGATCAGATCCCCGCAGCGCGCGAGCGCCTGACGGCGATACTCGCCAGGCATTCCGGCGGCCAGCCACTGGCCGTGCTCGATTTTCGGCAACTGAATCCGTTTTATGTCCAGACCATGCAGATGTTCGACACCATTTTCGGTTTTGTCTTCATACTGATAGGCGGCATTGTTCTGTTTACTGTTAGCAACACCATGAACACCACCGTGGTCGAACGCACCGTCGAGATTGGCACGCTGCGTGCCATTGGCTTGCGCAGGGGCGGCATCCGACGCCTGTTTGTGACCGAGGGCGCCTTGCTCGGCCTTGCGGGGGCTGTGCTTGGCGTCGTGCTGGCGCTGATACTGTCTGTCATCGTCAATCAGATAGGCATGCCCTGGCTGCCGCCCGGAAATGTCGAGCTGGTGCCGTTTACGGTCACCGTGTGGGGCGAAAACCGTATGATCTTCGGTACAACCTTTGGCCTCATCTGCATTGCGATCCTGTCGGCCTGGTGGCCGGCCCACCGTGCCGCGCGGCTGGATGTGGTCGAGGCCCTGCGCCACGCTTGA
- a CDS encoding ABC transporter ATP-binding protein: MTERKADNAGNHRPVAVLTQVEKTYHMDSVSVPVIKGVDILVRRACFTVLLGPSGSGKTTLLNMIGCIDRPDDGEIIVADCKVGELTDDALSDFRANNIGFIFQNFNLLPVLSAYENIEYPLLLAGASAKKRGDRVTKLLNAVGLGDKARNFPGQLSGGQRQRVAIARALARKPKLVIADEPTANLDSQTGAAILALMRQMVDRYHVSFIFSSHDPDVIKAADDTIFLKDGAIEGIRRKGETGAEGAA, translated from the coding sequence ATGACAGAGCGGAAGGCGGACAACGCAGGAAATCATCGACCGGTGGCCGTTCTGACGCAGGTTGAAAAAACCTATCACATGGATTCCGTCAGCGTTCCGGTGATCAAGGGCGTTGATATTTTAGTCCGGCGCGCCTGCTTTACCGTGCTGCTGGGCCCGTCTGGCAGCGGCAAGACGACCCTGCTCAACATGATCGGCTGCATCGACAGGCCCGACGACGGCGAAATCATCGTGGCCGACTGCAAGGTTGGGGAATTGACCGACGACGCCCTGTCGGACTTTCGCGCCAACAATATCGGTTTTATTTTTCAGAACTTCAACTTGCTGCCGGTTCTGAGCGCTTACGAAAATATCGAATATCCGTTGCTGCTGGCGGGCGCATCGGCCAAAAAACGCGGTGACCGGGTAACCAAGCTGCTCAATGCGGTGGGGTTGGGCGACAAGGCCCGGAATTTTCCGGGCCAGTTGTCGGGTGGGCAGCGCCAGAGGGTCGCCATTGCGCGGGCGCTGGCGCGCAAGCCCAAGCTGGTCATCGCCGACGAACCGACCGCCAATCTGGACAGTCAAACCGGGGCCGCCATTCTCGCCCTGATGCGGCAGATGGTGGACCGATACCATGTTTCCTTTATTTTTTCGTCCCACGATCCGGACGTGATCAAGGCCGCTGACGACACGATTTTTCTGAAAGACGGAGCGATTGAAGGCATACGCCGAAAAGGCGAAACCGGCGCAGAGGGCGCGGCATGA
- a CDS encoding outer membrane lipoprotein-sorting protein: MRSLFLFLLSFLLGPALAWSAPNAHEILTASDAIRNPGRPFSVTVTLTEFQAGKQVDTSTLVSYSRTERQGDQFASLIRFVLPARDAGKLMLKNGNDMWFYDPTSKASVRLSPQQRLLGQASNGDVATVNLAKDYQATLVGDEEIMDGERHTRMAHKLALTAVAPDATYASIEMWVDAENNRPLKARFFAESSRLLKTAYYRHFQLQLGAERPTETVIIDGLNPQSVTLMRFSDYKARAIPDSWMQRDFLPRFQPN; this comes from the coding sequence ATGCGCTCACTGTTTCTGTTTTTGCTGTCTTTTCTGCTCGGGCCGGCACTGGCATGGTCCGCTCCGAACGCGCATGAGATCCTGACCGCCAGTGATGCCATCCGCAACCCGGGGCGCCCGTTCAGCGTGACCGTGACCCTGACCGAGTTCCAGGCGGGCAAGCAGGTGGACACCAGCACCCTGGTCAGCTACTCCCGCACGGAGCGGCAAGGGGATCAATTCGCCAGCCTGATCCGGTTTGTGCTGCCGGCCCGGGATGCTGGCAAGCTGATGCTCAAAAATGGCAACGATATGTGGTTTTACGATCCGACCAGCAAGGCCAGCGTGCGGCTATCGCCCCAGCAGCGGCTTCTGGGCCAGGCGTCCAATGGGGATGTGGCAACCGTCAACCTGGCCAAGGATTACCAGGCGACGCTGGTCGGCGATGAAGAAATCATGGATGGCGAGCGCCATACCCGCATGGCCCACAAGCTGGCCCTCACGGCAGTGGCACCGGACGCCACCTACGCCAGCATCGAGATGTGGGTCGACGCTGAAAACAACCGGCCGCTCAAGGCGCGTTTCTTTGCAGAATCATCGCGCCTGCTCAAGACCGCCTACTACCGCCACTTTCAACTCCAGCTCGGCGCCGAGCGTCCGACCGAGACCGTGATCATCGACGGCCTCAACCCCCAGTCCGTCACGCTGATGCGTTTTTCCGACTACAAGGCGCGTGCCATTCCGGACAGCTGGATGCAGCGAGATTTTCTGCCCCGTTTCCAACCCAACTAA